The Chitinophagaceae bacterium genome window below encodes:
- a CDS encoding alpha/beta hydrolase, whose amino-acid sequence MKPKTLFSLSMLLTILSVNTVSAQEFQPGKNKITFKSGGLALAGHLYLPSGFDKNKKYPAVIFDGPQTGLKDQVAGLYAQKIAEAGYITLAYDHRFYGESEGMPRQFEAPSKKVEDNNSAMDYITSLAFVDKDKVGGIGICAGGGLMAKTVAENNRYKIFIGIAAYYNDSTKYKNWFGGADGLKKMIANAATARKKFETTGEVDYMPAVWSDANERKAAMSAMEATNEPFAYYGTKRGYSPYYINRMAVQSYEDMLQFDVIASTPLIIAPSLIIHGKTDLYCSPSGAEKFYEKLTTTKDFFWIETTNHIDLYDQEQYVSQAINKAVSWMNKYLPLNN is encoded by the coding sequence ATGAAACCTAAAACATTGTTCAGCCTTAGTATGCTATTGACAATTCTTTCTGTCAATACTGTTTCCGCACAGGAATTTCAGCCTGGCAAAAACAAGATTACTTTTAAAAGCGGGGGCTTAGCATTGGCAGGTCATTTGTATCTGCCATCAGGCTTTGATAAAAACAAAAAATATCCGGCTGTTATTTTTGATGGCCCACAAACCGGGTTAAAAGACCAGGTTGCCGGCTTATACGCTCAAAAAATTGCGGAAGCAGGCTATATAACACTGGCTTACGACCATCGCTTTTATGGCGAAAGCGAGGGCATGCCCCGCCAGTTTGAAGCTCCTTCTAAAAAAGTGGAAGACAATAATAGTGCAATGGATTATATCACTTCGCTGGCCTTTGTTGATAAAGATAAAGTTGGCGGCATTGGTATTTGTGCGGGAGGAGGCCTGATGGCCAAAACAGTTGCTGAAAATAATCGGTATAAAATTTTTATTGGTATAGCGGCCTACTATAATGATTCAACAAAGTATAAGAATTGGTTTGGCGGAGCAGATGGATTGAAGAAAATGATTGCTAATGCCGCAACGGCCAGAAAAAAGTTTGAAACTACCGGTGAGGTGGACTATATGCCTGCCGTATGGAGCGATGCTAATGAACGGAAAGCAGCTATGAGTGCAATGGAAGCAACTAATGAACCTTTTGCCTATTACGGAACCAAAAGAGGTTACTCTCCTTACTATATTAATCGCATGGCAGTCCAAAGTTACGAAGACATGTTGCAGTTTGATGTTATAGCAAGTACTCCGCTAATTATTGCCCCCTCATTGATAATACATGGTAAAACAGATTTGTATTGCAGTCCTTCGGGAGCAGAAAAGTTTTACGAAAAGCTTACAACTACTAAGGATTTTTTCTGGATTGAAACAACCAATCATATTGATTTATATGACCAGGAGCAATATGTAAGCCAGGCCATAAATAAAGCTGTAAGCTGGATGAATAAATATTTGCCGTTAAATAACTGA
- a CDS encoding NADP-dependent oxidoreductase, whose product MKAMLINKYGNPDVFYFGEIVKPKIKEDEILVKVFGSSVNPVDTGLRKGLLKSFVRLKLPVVLGVDVSGKVVEVGKGVTKFKAGDKAYAYLGINKNGGYGEFISMPESFAALIPDNLNITEAGTVPGVGMTAYEAFTIHAPVKPGMKVLINGATGGVGTYAIQIAKYFGAEVTAVCSAGKVELAKQLGADIIIDYGKTDILQTKVRYDVVLNCVRGIGFKKFLKLLKPRGKSVVIAGNPVEIPLMKFFNLFSSRKSIFFFVKTDGQILEGLSDLIESGEVKPVIEKIYPWKELSQAHRHVETGKIAGKIGIEIK is encoded by the coding sequence ATGAAAGCAATGCTCATCAATAAATATGGTAACCCTGATGTGTTTTATTTTGGGGAGATAGTGAAACCGAAAATAAAAGAGGATGAAATACTTGTAAAAGTTTTCGGTTCAAGTGTGAATCCGGTAGATACAGGCCTCAGGAAAGGCTTACTTAAAAGTTTTGTGAGGTTGAAACTGCCTGTTGTTTTGGGCGTGGATGTAAGTGGCAAAGTAGTTGAAGTTGGAAAAGGAGTAACCAAATTTAAAGCAGGCGACAAGGCTTATGCTTACCTGGGGATAAATAAAAATGGAGGATATGGAGAGTTTATATCAATGCCTGAATCGTTTGCTGCACTAATCCCTGATAATTTGAATATCACAGAAGCTGGAACTGTACCGGGTGTCGGAATGACAGCGTATGAGGCATTTACCATTCATGCCCCCGTTAAACCGGGAATGAAAGTGCTGATAAACGGAGCAACGGGAGGAGTTGGCACTTATGCTATTCAAATTGCCAAATATTTTGGTGCAGAAGTTACAGCAGTCTGCAGCGCAGGTAAGGTTGAACTCGCTAAGCAATTAGGGGCAGATATAATTATTGATTACGGGAAAACAGATATTCTGCAAACTAAGGTGCGTTATGATGTAGTATTGAACTGTGTAAGGGGAATTGGATTTAAAAAATTCTTAAAGCTGCTAAAACCCCGGGGCAAATCTGTTGTCATCGCAGGTAATCCGGTCGAAATTCCGCTTATGAAATTTTTCAATCTCTTTTCCTCACGTAAATCAATATTCTTTTTTGTAAAAACTGATGGGCAAATTTTAGAAGGGTTAAGTGACCTCATAGAGTCAGGGGAGGTAAAACCCGTAATTGAGAAAATTTATCCCTGGAAAGAGCTTTCACAGGCACATCGCCATGTAGAAACAGGAAAAATTGCAGGAAAAATAGGAATCGAAATAAAGTAA
- a CDS encoding SDR family NAD(P)-dependent oxidoreductase: protein MSKVILITGSNKGIGFEIARECGKAGFHVIISGRNEERLNTALERLLKENINADSLLMDVSSRESIEKAAKQFSSKNLKIDVLVNNAGIIVKGDNRLLQNDKNLLEQTIITNSYGPLYVTKSFLPFIYSPGRIIMVSSTGGALSRDVMEWSPAYCVSKTLLNAITLQLAYELRDKNISVNAVCPGWVRTDMGGATAPRSVEKGAETPVWLATEAAQKLTGNFLYDKTEISW from the coding sequence ATGAGCAAAGTAATTCTTATCACTGGTTCAAACAAAGGCATCGGCTTTGAAATCGCCAGAGAGTGTGGCAAAGCAGGTTTCCATGTAATAATTTCGGGGCGCAATGAAGAACGATTGAATACTGCACTCGAAAGACTTCTGAAAGAAAATATAAATGCAGATTCATTGCTTATGGATGTCAGCAGCCGGGAAAGCATAGAAAAAGCGGCAAAACAATTTTCTTCAAAAAATCTGAAAATTGATGTGTTGGTCAATAACGCAGGTATTATTGTAAAGGGCGATAACCGCTTATTGCAAAATGACAAGAACCTCTTAGAACAAACCATCATTACAAACAGTTATGGTCCGCTGTATGTAACAAAATCATTTCTTCCATTTATATATTCCCCCGGCAGAATAATAATGGTTTCCAGCACAGGCGGAGCATTAAGCCGGGATGTGATGGAATGGTCACCTGCTTACTGTGTTTCAAAAACGCTGCTGAATGCAATAACCCTACAACTTGCTTACGAACTTCGGGATAAAAATATTTCGGTAAATGCTGTTTGTCCCGGATGGGTTCGCACCGATATGGGCGGAGCAACCGCACCACGAAGTGTAGAGAAAGGCGCAGAAACTCCGGTGTGGCTGGCAACCGAAGCAGCACAAAAACTAACAGGAAACTTTTTATACGATAAAACTGAAATATCATGGTAA
- a CDS encoding SDR family NAD(P)-dependent oxidoreductase: MVNKTALITGASEGLGREFAKQLVTNGYNITAVARNENKLKQLVNEIGNNHSYIVADLTTVEGQDKIVQTILEQHFDLLINNAGIGAVGKFTELPLEKYEEVLTLNIQTVVKLSYAYLKTAKAGDALINVSSSLAFMPMPAVGLYAVTKAFVTSFSESLWYEQKSRGVYVMGLCPGIISTNFNTNAGGGVNKAPKMMTQTPEQVVSIALKALESRKKPTVLSVFTDRLFAFLFRFYSRKAIVSTMGKMGSKT; encoded by the coding sequence ATGGTAAATAAAACAGCATTAATCACAGGCGCAAGTGAAGGATTGGGTAGAGAGTTTGCAAAGCAGTTGGTGACCAATGGTTACAATATAACTGCCGTTGCCCGAAATGAAAACAAATTGAAACAGTTGGTGAATGAAATAGGAAATAATCATTCCTATATTGTAGCAGACCTGACAACTGTTGAAGGTCAAGACAAAATTGTTCAGACAATTTTAGAACAGCATTTTGATTTACTGATAAACAATGCAGGAATAGGCGCTGTGGGGAAATTCACAGAACTCCCTCTTGAAAAATATGAGGAGGTATTAACCTTAAATATTCAAACAGTTGTAAAACTTTCTTATGCATATTTAAAAACTGCCAAAGCAGGCGATGCCTTAATAAATGTTTCTTCATCGCTTGCTTTTATGCCAATGCCTGCCGTTGGACTTTATGCAGTCACCAAAGCATTCGTTACTTCTTTTTCGGAATCGCTATGGTATGAGCAAAAATCCCGTGGCGTTTATGTAATGGGGCTTTGCCCTGGAATTATTTCAACCAACTTTAATACTAATGCAGGTGGCGGAGTAAACAAGGCACCTAAAATGATGACACAAACACCGGAACAGGTTGTAAGCATCGCATTAAAGGCACTGGAATCCCGAAAAAAACCAACAGTCCTTTCTGTTTTTACAGACAGATTATTTGCGTTTTTGTTTCGGTTTTATTCACGAAAAGCAATAGTTTCTACAATGGGGAAAATGGGTAGTAAGACATAA
- a CDS encoding conjugal transfer protein TraI: MKRLLAMAGLMMCCMILPVKETQAQIPIVDIIKAAVKKVIKAADLQIQRLQNKTIWLQNAQKTLENKMSQLKLNEIRDWVQKQKKLYEDYFEELKKVKSAIANYKRVKDIIEMQVAMVNEYKGAWALFRQDKNFTAEELEYMLSIYIGMMDESMKNIDQLFMVVNAFATQMADAKRLEIINGVADNVQQQLLDMKEFNSQNKMLSLQRASEKGEIEYVKRLYGIGM; the protein is encoded by the coding sequence ATGAAACGATTATTGGCAATGGCGGGTTTGATGATGTGCTGCATGATACTGCCGGTAAAAGAAACGCAGGCACAAATACCTATTGTAGATATTATCAAGGCTGCAGTTAAAAAGGTTATTAAAGCGGCTGACTTACAAATTCAGCGTTTGCAGAACAAGACTATCTGGCTGCAGAATGCTCAAAAGACATTGGAAAATAAAATGAGTCAGCTAAAGCTGAATGAAATCAGGGATTGGGTTCAGAAGCAAAAGAAACTCTATGAAGATTATTTTGAAGAACTGAAGAAAGTAAAATCAGCCATTGCCAATTACAAACGGGTAAAGGATATTATTGAAATGCAGGTAGCAATGGTAAATGAATACAAAGGAGCCTGGGCATTGTTCCGGCAGGATAAAAATTTTACTGCTGAGGAACTGGAATACATGCTCAGCATCTATATAGGCATGATGGACGAGAGCATGAAAAATATTGACCAGTTATTTATGGTTGTCAATGCTTTTGCTACTCAGATGGCAGATGCCAAACGGCTTGAAATAATTAATGGTGTAGCCGACAATGTGCAGCAACAGTTGCTGGACATGAAGGAGTTTAATTCTCAAAACAAAATGCTGAGCCTGCAGAGGGCCAGTGAGAAGGGTGAGATTGAATATGTGAAGAGATTATATGGGATTGGTATGTAG
- the traG gene encoding TraG family conjugative transposon ATPase, producing the protein MKNLFDILPVYGMEHDAILSKMGDVTVAFKVELPELFTMSNDDYEAFHHAWIKAIKVLPVNSVLYKQDWFTEVKYKAGFQNDDNSFLSRSSERFFNERPYLDHSCYIMLTKKPANRKQSSSVFSGLLRKSIVPEETLQPKHFHDFMNHVGQFEKILSDSSFISFTKLDDAALFKLLVQYLNLQSSDTSIRDIEFKDNWKIGENHCQLYTMADAEFVPALCGSRINYDKYSTDKTKFSVGFASPIGQLLSCNHIYSQYVFIEDVQKTIQKLESKRLRLQSLSAYSRENFISKESTDAFLNEAISEQRLPVKAHFNLLAWTDNKDELKNIRNLCSSALTQMDATPKLETEGAAQIWWAGIPGNAADFPMNDTFDTFSPQACCFFNLETNYRSSISPIGIRLGDRLSGKPVHVDISDEPMDKGICTNRNKFILGPSGSGKSFFTNHMVRSYYEKGTHIVLVDVGHSYKGLCDMVKGYYFTYSETKPIKFNPFYIGEGDVLDTEKKESIKTLLLALWKKDNETFNRSEYVALSNALQLYFEKVEKHKNIFPCFNSFFEFLKEDFVEKLKGDNVKDKDFDVSNFLYVLRPYYKGGEFDYLLNADENLDLLQQRFIVFELDNIKDHPILFPVVTIIIMEVFISKMRKLKGIRKMILIEEAWKAIAKEGMAEYIKYLFKTVRKFFGEAIVVTQEVEDIISSPVVKQAIINNSDCKILLDQSKYQNKFDQIQELLGLTEKEKALVLSINKANDPTKKYKEVFISLGGVLSKVYRTEVSPEEYLAYTTEEKEKVRVNAYAAKFGGDIEKGIRAMADDIIHSKN; encoded by the coding sequence ATGAAGAACCTGTTTGATATACTGCCTGTTTATGGCATGGAGCATGATGCCATTCTCTCTAAAATGGGAGATGTTACCGTTGCCTTTAAAGTGGAACTGCCAGAGCTTTTTACGATGAGTAATGATGATTATGAGGCCTTCCATCATGCCTGGATAAAAGCGATAAAGGTATTGCCGGTTAATAGTGTATTGTATAAGCAAGATTGGTTTACTGAGGTAAAATACAAAGCAGGTTTCCAAAATGATGACAATAGCTTTCTCAGCCGCAGCAGCGAACGATTCTTTAATGAACGGCCATACTTAGACCATAGCTGTTACATCATGCTTACAAAGAAACCTGCTAACCGGAAACAATCTTCTTCTGTTTTCTCCGGCCTGTTGCGTAAATCAATTGTGCCGGAAGAAACGCTTCAGCCAAAACATTTTCATGACTTCATGAACCATGTAGGGCAGTTTGAAAAGATACTCTCTGACAGCAGTTTTATTTCCTTTACAAAATTAGATGATGCAGCGTTGTTTAAATTACTTGTTCAATACCTGAACCTGCAATCCAGCGATACATCAATAAGAGATATTGAGTTTAAAGACAACTGGAAGATTGGAGAAAATCATTGCCAGCTTTATACAATGGCGGACGCAGAATTTGTTCCGGCGCTGTGTGGCTCCCGGATTAACTATGATAAATATTCTACCGATAAAACAAAGTTCAGTGTGGGCTTTGCATCACCCATTGGTCAATTGCTTAGCTGCAATCATATCTACAGCCAATATGTGTTTATTGAAGATGTGCAGAAAACAATACAGAAATTGGAGAGTAAAAGACTGCGGCTGCAATCGCTGTCTGCATACAGCCGGGAAAACTTTATTTCAAAGGAGTCAACCGATGCATTCCTGAATGAAGCTATCAGTGAGCAGCGTTTGCCGGTTAAGGCACATTTTAATTTACTAGCCTGGACGGACAACAAAGATGAATTGAAAAATATCCGTAATCTCTGTTCATCTGCACTTACCCAAATGGACGCTACACCAAAATTAGAAACGGAAGGCGCTGCTCAAATATGGTGGGCAGGCATACCCGGCAATGCTGCCGACTTTCCTATGAACGATACGTTTGACACTTTCTCACCACAGGCTTGTTGCTTTTTTAATTTGGAAACAAATTACCGGTCTTCTATAAGTCCAATCGGCATACGGCTTGGCGACAGGCTTAGTGGGAAGCCGGTGCATGTGGATATTTCGGATGAGCCGATGGATAAAGGCATTTGTACCAATAGAAATAAATTCATTTTGGGGCCTTCCGGCAGCGGAAAATCCTTCTTTACCAACCACATGGTAAGGAGCTACTATGAAAAAGGCACACATATTGTGCTGGTAGATGTGGGTCATAGTTACAAAGGCCTCTGCGATATGGTGAAAGGTTACTATTTCACATACAGCGAAACTAAACCAATTAAGTTCAACCCGTTTTATATTGGGGAAGGCGATGTGTTGGATACAGAAAAAAAGGAAAGCATTAAAACCCTTTTGCTGGCTTTATGGAAAAAAGACAATGAAACCTTTAACCGCAGCGAATATGTGGCTTTGTCAAATGCCCTGCAATTGTATTTTGAAAAAGTGGAGAAGCATAAAAATATTTTCCCCTGTTTCAATTCCTTTTTTGAATTTTTAAAAGAAGACTTTGTAGAAAAACTAAAAGGGGATAATGTAAAGGATAAGGATTTTGATGTTTCCAATTTTTTGTATGTACTGAGGCCTTACTATAAAGGCGGTGAGTTTGATTACTTGCTAAATGCGGATGAGAACTTAGATTTATTGCAGCAGCGGTTTATAGTTTTTGAACTGGACAATATCAAAGACCACCCAATACTCTTTCCAGTTGTAACTATTATCATTATGGAAGTTTTTATTTCCAAAATGAGAAAACTGAAAGGCATCCGCAAAATGATTTTGATTGAAGAGGCCTGGAAAGCCATCGCAAAAGAAGGCATGGCAGAATACATCAAGTACCTGTTTAAAACGGTAAGGAAATTCTTTGGTGAGGCCATAGTTGTAACACAGGAAGTGGAAGACATCATTTCTTCCCCAGTGGTAAAGCAAGCCATCATTAATAATAGCGATTGTAAAATATTATTAGACCAAAGTAAATATCAGAACAAGTTTGACCAGATACAGGAATTGCTGGGATTGACGGAGAAAGAAAAAGCGTTGGTATTAAGCATCAACAAAGCAAACGACCCGACAAAAAAATACAAAGAAGTTTTTATTAGCCTTGGTGGCGTGTTAAGCAAAGTGTACCGGACTGAAGTTTCACCGGAAGAATATCTTGCTTACACCACAGAGGAGAAAGAAAAAGTGAGAGTGAATGCCTATGCGGCAAAGTTTGGTGGTGATATTGAAAAAGGCATCAGGGCTATGGCAGATGATATTATTCACTCTAAAAATTAA
- a CDS encoding DUF4133 domain-containing protein has protein sequence MSSSVYQINKGINKPIEFKGLKAQYIWYLGGGLVILMIIFAILYIAGINIFICLIIIFSAGTALFMYVYKMSRTYGQYGLMKKIARKAVPRVIKSYSIVKLKKILLK, from the coding sequence ATGTCCAGCTCCGTCTATCAAATCAATAAAGGCATCAATAAGCCCATTGAGTTTAAAGGCTTAAAAGCACAATACATCTGGTACCTGGGCGGTGGGTTGGTAATACTCATGATAATCTTTGCAATACTCTATATCGCAGGTATCAATATTTTCATTTGCTTAATCATTATTTTCTCCGCAGGCACTGCATTGTTTATGTATGTATATAAAATGAGCCGCACTTATGGTCAGTATGGGTTGATGAAAAAGATTGCCCGGAAGGCTGTACCGAGAGTCATCAAGAGTTACTCTATTGTGAAACTGAAAAAGATTTTATTGAAATGA
- a CDS encoding ABC transporter ATP-binding protein, with amino-acid sequence MTNAVEIDSLSKDYGKIRALDNIVLNVSEGSIYGLVGPNGSGKTTLIKILVGTLKPTKGQVRVLGLDPLQNKWELRRQIGYMPQTPALYDDLSAKKNIMFFGEAQKVSDLEKKTDNILAFAELTNRANDLVRTFSGGMKKRVSLCCALIHQPKIVFLDEPTAAIDPHLKIQSWNLFRKLAKSGVTLFISTHLMDEALLCDRVTILGNGQIIALDTPQKILERGKTVYKFSENGKMKQGVIDSTPESLAKELQKLGLNQNITSISFHPSNIESIVLDIIKVKEESETKQ; translated from the coding sequence ATGACAAATGCTGTAGAAATTGACAGCCTATCTAAAGATTACGGCAAAATCCGAGCATTAGATAATATTGTACTCAATGTTTCCGAAGGTTCTATTTATGGCTTGGTTGGGCCAAACGGTTCAGGCAAGACTACTCTGATAAAAATACTCGTTGGAACTTTGAAACCAACTAAGGGGCAAGTAAGGGTATTGGGATTAGACCCATTGCAAAACAAGTGGGAACTACGCAGACAAATCGGTTATATGCCACAGACGCCTGCATTGTACGATGACCTCTCTGCAAAAAAGAATATCATGTTTTTTGGAGAAGCACAAAAAGTTAGCGATTTAGAAAAAAAGACAGACAACATTTTAGCTTTTGCTGAGTTGACAAACAGGGCGAATGACCTTGTAAGGACTTTTTCTGGAGGAATGAAAAAAAGAGTTTCGCTATGTTGTGCACTTATTCATCAACCAAAAATTGTTTTTTTGGATGAACCAACGGCTGCTATTGACCCACATTTAAAAATCCAGTCATGGAACCTGTTTCGCAAGCTTGCTAAATCAGGAGTGACTTTATTTATCAGTACTCACTTAATGGACGAAGCCTTATTATGCGATAGAGTTACTATCCTCGGAAACGGTCAAATTATTGCACTTGACACACCTCAGAAAATATTGGAAAGAGGCAAAACAGTGTATAAATTTTCTGAAAATGGGAAAATGAAGCAAGGTGTTATAGACTCAACTCCCGAAAGTCTTGCGAAAGAATTACAAAAATTGGGATTAAATCAAAATATTACATCCATCTCTTTTCATCCTTCTAACATTGAAAGTATCGTTCTGGATATTATTAAGGTAAAAGAAGAATCAGAAACAAAGCAATGA
- a CDS encoding ABC transporter permease, with amino-acid sequence MKTFIIAKRIVKQLQGDKKYLALSIIAPLIIIYFLKLLFNAFPPNVPITNFTIPIGALIVHFLSFLLCAILLVQERTRGTLERMLISGYRRTSIIGGYTLGYIGLATIQAAAVLFESLWLFNLDYSGQTILLLFIVIWLLAVVSVMLGIFVSTFAQNEGHVFPFIPLIILPSFFLTGLIIDTNTLPGWAAFIGKCLPLHYAVNIIHEIIKPEYSLHNTYLDFAILIGYIFLLWILASLTLKETE; translated from the coding sequence ATGAAGACATTCATTATCGCCAAGCGTATAGTAAAGCAATTGCAGGGAGATAAAAAATACCTGGCACTTTCCATTATTGCCCCACTCATTATCATATATTTTCTAAAACTTCTCTTTAATGCTTTTCCGCCAAACGTACCGATAACAAACTTTACTATCCCCATCGGTGCTTTAATTGTCCATTTTTTGAGCTTTCTTTTGTGTGCCATACTTCTTGTGCAGGAAAGAACAAGAGGGACATTAGAGAGAATGCTCATCAGCGGATACAGGCGAACATCAATTATCGGGGGTTATACACTGGGGTATATAGGGCTTGCAACAATTCAGGCAGCGGCGGTACTTTTTGAATCACTTTGGCTTTTTAATTTAGATTACAGCGGACAGACGATTCTCCTTTTGTTCATTGTTATTTGGCTGCTTGCGGTTGTATCGGTAATGCTTGGAATCTTTGTATCTACATTTGCACAAAACGAAGGACATGTTTTCCCTTTTATTCCCCTTATCATTCTCCCTTCCTTTTTTCTGACAGGACTAATTATTGACACAAACACTCTACCGGGGTGGGCTGCATTTATCGGAAAATGCCTTCCCTTGCATTATGCAGTTAATATAATTCATGAAATCATAAAACCGGAATATTCATTGCATAATACGTATTTGGATTTTGCAATTCTAATCGGCTATATTTTCCTATTATGGATTCTTGCTTCACTAACACTAAAAGAAACGGAGTGA